In Rhododendron vialii isolate Sample 1 chromosome 9a, ASM3025357v1, the following are encoded in one genomic region:
- the LOC131299626 gene encoding protein FAR1-RELATED SEQUENCE 5-like — MVRRPIRRREAKPPVGTRTHVSIEEDSKLCQLGYHLSGTPQRKIRDGTIDDYNVSISDSWSFENDVRSEESIFESREDMLAWARSVGLKYGIVVVILNSAKLKGGKLPKYILGCERGGKYEPPRYLIEGQSLQRNTRTRKCNCPFQLRGIPQHPYGNRWGLEVISGVHNHEIAKYIEGHKYPSRLKPIEKQFVVDMANSTAPREILSILKQKDPSNTTGIKSVYNTIFANKTAKLDGLTPTQFVIRQLLEQDYLHQFITNPDTNEITDIIWVHPMSLELFVNFPSVLIIDATYKTNEYRKPLLEVVGITSTWRTYSLMFAYLSNEREETLTWALDNLKNWMLQKGASMPLVFVSDRDLALMNAIEACFPLHVTSCVFGT, encoded by the exons ATGGTCCGAAGACCCATCCGCAGACGTGAGGCCAAGCCACCTGTTGGGACTCGAACCCACGTCTCCATCGAGGAGGATAGTAAACTCTGCCAACTGGGCTATCACCTCAGTG gaacACCGCAGCGAAAAATTCGGGACGGAACAATAGATGACTACAACGTTTcaatttcagatagttggtcatTTGAGAATGATGTTCGTAGTGAGGAGAGC atttttgaaagtagagaAGATATGTTAGCTTGGGCACGGAGCGTTGGTCTAAAATATGGTATAGTGGTGGTTATTTTAAATTCTGCTAAGTTAAAAGGCGGCAAACTGCCGAAGTACATTCTTGGTTgtgaaagaggaggaaagtacGAACCGCCACGGTATCTGATTGAAGGACAATCCTTACAAAGAAACACTAGGACTAGAAAATGCAATTGCCCATTTCAACTGCGAggtataccacaacatccatacggtaacaggTGGGGTTTAGAGGTTATTAGTGGTGtccataaccatgaaatagCAAAATATATTGAGGGCCACAAGTACCCGTCAAGGCTAAAACCaatagagaaacaatttgtggtcgACATGGCCAATAGCACCGCGCCTCGTGAGATTCTTagtattttgaagcaaaaagacCCGTCAAACACTACGGGAATCAAGAGCGTTTATAACACCATTTTTGCAAACAAAACAGCCAAACTGGACGGTCTAACTCCTACTCAGTTTGTCATACGTCAATTACTTGAGCAAGATTACCTCCATCAATTTATTACAAATCCAGATACcaacgaaatcacagatattaTTTGGGTTCATCCTATGAGTCTAGAGCTATTTGTCAACTTTCCGTCCGTACTGATCATTGACGCCACGTACAAGACGAATGAGTATCGAAAACCACTATTGGAGGTTGTGGGTATTACATCCACATGGCGAACTTACTCGCTTATGTTCGCTTATCTtagtaatgagagagaagagacacTGACATGGGCATTGGATAACTTAAAAAATTGGATGCTTCAAAAGGGGGCATCGATGCCATTAGTGTTTGTTTCAGATCGGGATTTAGCGCTTATGAACGCCATTGAAGCATGTTTCCCATTGCACGTCACATCCtgtgtatttggcacataa
- the LOC131300568 gene encoding uncharacterized protein LOC131300568: MGDHFVLLVDRLLTESTLEAAIFESRNLSKQSTDVGADDIEIDLSSYERDSRDCSSPRKIVECRICQDEDENSNMDTPCSCCGSLKYAHHRCIQRWCNEKGNTVCEICHQPFKPGYTAPPPMFQIGRIPVNFRGNWEISRRDLNNSRFIAVVSPDRNFIDPEIDEYAASTARSEFCCRSVAIIFMVLLVLRHALPMIFSETVDYSLPLFLLLLLRACGVILPIYIILRAVNAIQSCRRLQESPEMSDTPPDEEAGLPTLPHQARVVHIH, encoded by the exons ATGGGAGATCACTTTGTATTGCTGGTGGATCGGTTGCTTACTGAATCAACTTTGGAAGCTGCAATATTTGAGAGCAGGAATCTGTCGAAGCAGTCGACAGATGTAGGAGCTGATGACATTGAAATTGATTTGTCTTCGTACGAAAGAGATTCAAGAGATTGTTCTTCCCCAAGGAAAATTGTAGAATGCCGGATATGCCAGGACGAGGAtgaaaattcaaatatggaCACACCTTGCTCTTGCTGTGGCAGCTTAAAG TATGCTCACCACAGATGCATACAGAGGTGGTGTAACGAGAAGGGTAACACTGTGTGTGAGATATGTCACCAA CCATTCAAACCAGGCTACACAGCACCTCCTCCAATGTTCCAAATTGGGCGTATTCCTGTGAACTTTAG AGGAAACTGGGAGATCTCCAGAAGGGACCTGAATAATTCTCGCTTTATAGCTGTGGTCTCACCTGACCGTAATTTTATTGATCCGGAGATTGACGAGTATGCAGCTTCTACAGCGAGAAGCGAGTTCTGCTGTCGTTCTGTTGCCATaatt TTCATGGTTCTTCTGGTCTTAAGACATGCTCTTCCGATGATATTTAGCGAAACGGTGGACTATTCTCTCCCCTTGTTCTTG CTGTTACTTTTGCGAGCTTGTGGAGTTATTCTGCCAATATATATCATATTGAGGGCTGTGAATGCCATCCAGAGTTGCCGACGGCTCCAG GAATCTCCTGAAATGTCAGATACTCCACCTGATGAGGAAGCTGGACTGCCAACTCTGCCGCATCAGGCTCGAGTCGTGCATATTCATTAA
- the LOC131299627 gene encoding uncharacterized protein LOC131299627, giving the protein MHDLAYYRSISTPILLWSIHAYWTKLSMHATEFNEEGTRPNRTSQVVEILDGMDPPTREYIIDKIIDMAGPSRSIVRPPSYNTKHRGRPVGRDEQSTRRIPSFSEASTSGSRIAISRGRGRGRRGRGSGVRNTQFIVPPIADSYIQRLPQAYQRYISHIVDVLGDGRCGFRAIAALIGYSENDWSRVREELIEEIRQNYYLYTEIYPVNDCANHLLILLNWFEPTAPKDYWMEVMTLGVVIATRYNLVLHTFDEDVYGCFTHLPLRSPPVPVEYRREIAIARVNNDHFVQVFLQPHYPVPSIPIWWEEHASDEAKEWAASYGTRLQLWYEVMGISTPRAAFGGDID; this is encoded by the coding sequence ATGCACGATCTTGCATATTATCGTTCCATTTCCACTCCAATTCTGCTATGGAGTATCCACGCTTATTGGACTAAGTTGTCTATGCATGCAACCGAGTTTAATGAGGAGGGAACACGACCTAACAGAACATCTCAGGTTGTTGAGATATTAGATGGGATGGATCCACCTACGCGAGAGTATATCATAGACAAGATTATCGATATGGCAGGTCCATCTCGTAGTATAGTTCGACCTCCATCGTACAACACAAAACATAGAGGTCGACCTGTAGGTAGAGATGAGCAAAGTACACGTCGCATACCTTCTTTCTCAGAAGCATCCACTTCAGGATCAAGGATTGCGATATCgcgagggagagggagagggagacgtgGGAGGGGTTCAGGGGTTCGCAACACTCAATTTATAGTTCCACCCATCGCTGATAGCTACATTCAGCGATTACCTCAGGCTTATCAGCGTTATATTTCCCACATTGTTGACGTGCTTGGTGATGGTCGTTGTGGATTCAGGGCGATAGCTGCACTAATCGGGTATAGTGAAAATGATTGGAGTCGAGTACGAGAGGAGCTTATTGAAGAGATTCGACAAAATTATTATCTATACACTGAGATTTATCCAGTAAATGATTGTGCAAACCATCTACTAATTTTACTGAATTGGTTCGAGCCTACGGCACCAAAGGATTATTGGATGGAGGTTATGACTTTGGGAGTTGTCATCGCAACAAGGTACAATCttgtactgcatacatttgatgaggatgtttacggttgttttactcatttgCCATTGAGGTCCCCTCCAGTTCCAGTCGAATACCGTCGGGAAATTGCTATTGCCCGTGTTAACAACGatcacttcgtgcaagttttcttacaacctcattaccctgtaccatcCATCCCAATATGGTGGGAGGAGCATGCATCGGACGAAGCTAAAGAATGGGCTGCCAGTTATGGAACACGTTTGCAATTATGGTACGAAGTAATGGGTATAAGCACGCCGAGAGCAgcatttggaggagatattgattag